GCATATTGGCGTTGGGCAATTTCCGGCTGATTTGAAATTTTACTGGCTGCATTTTGAGGTGACGGCAGAAAACGACGCATCAATAATGGAACCGTTACTTGCTATCCCTCAACATACCCGGGTGGGCGAGCCCCAATATATTATTTCGCTGTTTCGCCAGTTCTTACGCGAGCAGGAAAATATTCATCGCAGCATGGCGCTGGAACTGATCCTGCTGCTGATTTTGCAGCAAATATCCGCAGCCGCCAGCGAGCAACCTGTCGACAGCCCCGGGAATGCGTTGGCCTGGAAAGCGCAGCAAATCATTCACACCCGGTTCCACCTGCCGATTTCCGCCTCAACGTTGGCGAAAGAGCTGCATTGCAATGCGGATTATCTGGGGCGCGTTTTCCGTGGCGCTTTCCGGCTGACGCTAACCGAAGCGTTGCACCGTCAGCGGGTAAGGGCGGCAGAAAAACTGTTAATCAGCGATTCGCTGTCGCTAACCGAGGTGGCGATGAAATGTGGATTTAATGATGTGGGTTAT
This window of the Citrobacter freundii ATCC 8090 = MTCC 1658 = NBRC 12681 genome carries:
- a CDS encoding helix-turn-helix domain-containing protein; protein product: MLELSMSLPIKVQNGGLFISRGVGSHPARRLQSWEIIFVEKGTLTIREGQTVFCVNAGESLLLWPQRLHIGVGQFPADLKFYWLHFEVTAENDASIMEPLLAIPQHTRVGEPQYIISLFRQFLREQENIHRSMALELILLLILQQISAAASEQPVDSPGNALAWKAQQIIHTRFHLPISASTLAKELHCNADYLGRVFRGAFRLTLTEALHRQRVRAAEKLLISDSLSLTEVAMKCGFNDVGYFRKIFHKHTSLTPAAWKRRYCKEHINSA